The Vanrija pseudolonga chromosome 1, complete sequence genomic sequence CAAGCGACAATCTTCCCGCACGCGCGTGCATGTCCATGACCGAGCGAGTCCAGGCCTCGAAGAGATCTAAAagacgcggcggacgcggaaAAGCTTGGGAGGGAGGCTGACTGGTGCGACTGTGAAGCGCACGCGAGCTTTGCTGGATCCTGCCAGCCATTGCCGCGCGACGTCACACGCGTCCCAGAGGTTGGGGAGGAGTGAGGGTTGTCTGTACagggtggtggcgagtggTGCAGGACAGGACAGGACAGGGCGGGACAAAATGCGTAAAATGTCGTCGCAAAACACTGCCAACGGCCTGCAGCAGCAAACAGGGCAGCAACGAAGAAAAAAAACAAGTTAGAGTTGGGTACACGAGTCGTTCGGCGTGTTAGGTAAGAGAAGCGCTGGAAGGCGACGGAGGAggggcgacgagggctcGCCCCAGCCGAAAAGGCACAACAACCGCGGCACGAGACCGACAGCGACGGAAGGACGACGGCAACAAGCAaggccacacacacacactggCCACAATGCGCACAggcacacgcgccgccgccgtttgGACCGCGCAAGGTGTCAAATGTATGTGCAGCAGAGTCAGAGCAGAGAAGAGGGCAACCGGGAagagagggggggaggggttgCCTGCCCCGCCTCCCTTTGGCCGACCTTTataccgcgccgcgccgcgccgtccatCCACACCCTGGAGCCACTTTTGTATACCGAGTTACCAAATCACAGTCaagctggcggcgcgcagtTTGCACCACGACAGACATTAACAGCCATTGTCCATTTCGATTCCATTCCAATTGTCCATCAACCTTCCAACCCCCCCCTCCACCTACCCCTACTTCTTCTTCCTTCTCTtcttctccctcctcctcctcctccccgtcgccCCCCCTCTTCATCTACACGGTTTACATCTTTCTTAGTGTCAAGCATCACGACGAACGACAACTGTTACGATCAACGAAAACACTCCCCCCCAAAGCCCCACACAgcccctccccttccttccccccTCACCATCTTCCCCGCCCCCCCCCTtccaacacacacacccacaacacacacacaaacaaTCTCATTCCctcacaccgccgccgccttcacccaacccgcccccacccgccccccTCTGCATCTCGGCCCCCTTCATCAATCACACAAACACCTTCACACTTTATCAGTCTGCCAGCTACCACGTTTTGCACGCTGCCCCCCAACCCCTCTGCCCCATCCAAACACATCAACAAAGACACGGCTTGTCACGCCGGACTCGATGCCCACGCGTTCCTAGACAATCTCCCgtgacgaccgcgacgagcgtAAATTCTATTCTACACGACGACAATCATcaccacaacaaccaccacacacacacggaACACCACCTACAGCATGAACCACCAGCACTCGCCCCCTCTCCAGAGTCTGCACGCAATGTCCATCACGCCCGCCCCATACGGTCTCCAGTCCGAGTACCCCTACAACGGGGTCTTTGGCCCCCCGGCAGCCACGCCGTCGGGCGCCCAGCCTGCCCGCGGATGGACGAGCAGCCCAAAGCGCGGCTCGCGTTCGGGAATCCCAACAGTGAGTAGCTCGACGAGACCCCGACGACAAGATGCTGACCCTGTACAGGCTTGGTATGAACCTCAGCCTGAAACTGGGTCGCTCAACCACCCGTACGACTCGTTtcgacgcgacgcgtccTCACCGCCGACACTGTCGCcaccctcgtcgaccacgtcggGCGCGACATCTGCACAGCCATACTTCCCCGCTTTCCAGCTTGAGCCGTTTGGCCTGGCCCCTTCTCCGCCCCCGCAGATCGGCTACGGTCTCGcgacggctggcgctgccCCCGGGttcaacgccggcggcggtctCCCCCCTTTCGGATCTCAGCAACTAGGATCGATGCCACCCCGTCCGACCCAGTGGCGTACCCCGTACATGCCTGCCGTTGACGATGACGTGATCCCCACGGCCATCGTTATCAAGAACATCCCGTTCGTGGTGAATCGCGAGACGCTGCTGGCCATTATCgagtcgctcggcgcgccgctgccctaCGCCTTCAACTACCACCATGACAATGGCATCTTCCGTGGCTTGGCGTTTGCAAACTTCCGTGCCCCAGAGGAAGCTGCGAGCGTGGTTGCCGCGCTCAACGGGTACGACGTCCAGGGCCGCAAGCTACGCGTCGAGTACAAGAAGGTCTTGCAGCCCGGCGAGAAGGATCGCATCGAGCGTGAAAAGGCCATCAAGCGCATGAAGAGCATGCAAATTGACGCTGTCGCAAAGTCGCAGGCGCAGCAAGCGCAGGACGTGCCTCCTCTTCCACCTCTCAACctggcccagcagcagcagcagcaaccgcaacagcaacagcagcagccgcaacagcatcaccagcagcagcagcaagtgAGGGCGaacggccacggccaccacccccagtTCAGCTTTGACGGCGCCTCCGACGACAGGAGCCCCCCGCATTCGGCGACGTCCAACAGTTCGGACAATCTCCCTGTTGCCCTCGATCTCAATGACCCTGGAAATCTCCGCATCTACAACATGGTCTACATGTTCAAGGAGGACCGCATGCGGGACGAGCTGGCCCTCTCGCGCAACCTT encodes the following:
- the cip2 gene encoding RNA-binding post-transcriptional regulator cip2; amino-acid sequence: MNHQHSPPLQSLHAMSITPAPYGLQSEYPYNGVFGPPAATPSGAQPARGWTSSPKRGSRSGIPTAWYEPQPETGSLNHPYDSFRRDASSPPTLSPPSSTTSGATSAQPYFPAFQLEPFGLAPSPPPQIGYGLATAGAAPGFNAGGGLPPFGSQQLGSMPPRPTQWRTPYMPAVDDDVIPTAIVIKNIPFVVNRETLLAIIESLGAPLPYAFNYHHDNGIFRGLAFANFRAPEEAASVVAALNGYDVQGRKLRVEYKKVLQPGEKDRIEREKAIKRMKSMQIDAVAKSQAQQAQDVPPLPPLNLAQQQQQQPQQQQQQPQQHHQQQQQVRANGHGHHPQFSFDGASDDRSPPHSATSNSSDNLPVALDLNDPGNLRIYNMVYMFKEDRMRDELALSRNLTPTERRIVHLVAQKLGLTSITKGDGDAKHVVVTKDTPPPTQQSTTTSLLAPYNSDGNPTPGLRIKKSMPDLRGFNGPVVARDPARSLTPQRSSGNLRAEAAGGAVIGRDYSSMGASHGRRLNGHGLGSGTFNSFFGTPVGAPPVPPLPASLPDGTSLTGESSSQPLRNPRGPIGESRGFASGAIRPISSSLRGVPGALALGRRVSEEDEHDSATSRTREELDL